A window of the Hordeum vulgare subsp. vulgare chromosome 5H, MorexV3_pseudomolecules_assembly, whole genome shotgun sequence genome harbors these coding sequences:
- the LOC123396046 gene encoding protein EDS1L-like, producing MPMDTPPPRGAALSDDDRLLVAHCAGLSFPSASRSPPSATASFQVHHASHPYPCAAFVFPPTWSAAGWMPPSLDAGGRAPFGDAEVDPALFPSLRSVGSGVPARASAAFVAAFRGLLDGSPLQTEVSKAVAEEKRVVFTGHSSGGSIATLAAIWFLENCTRRGSVNQAQPFCVTFGAPLVGDNVFNHAVRREGWSQCILHFIMPLDIIPRIPLAPLASSREQIQSVLDWLSPHSPNFSPVGNSLVIPEFYETLLRSTLSIASYEACSFMGCTSSILGTLTSFIELSPYRPCGTYLFLTSTEQLVILTNSDAVLQLLFYCLQLDPQQQLLDAAARSLSAHWQYESIKQNMMQEVVCVDYLRAISSSLPGTQMNGIAIGGLELSKEAMLSLAAAAQWEKQREINQAKIDANCSKIQEALKSLNEYKRTCELHEVSYYDSFKLQREVHDFNSNVRRLELAGLWDEIIEMLRRRELPDAFEGREEWVNLGTSYRRLVEPLDIANYYRHSKNEDTGSYLSKGRPRRYKYTQKWREQSHRIPLGSSLESCFWAMSEELQAEMINGKSFEDLKDRVGKLESDALGWFTSGTLGKDVFLSSSSFVIWWKTLPEQHRSASCIARLVPS from the exons tccgccaccgcctccttccAGGTGCACCACGCGTCCCACCCCTACCCCTGCGCCGCCTTCGTCTTCCCGCCCACCTGGTCCGCCGCCGGCTGGATGCCCCCCTCCCTCGACGCCGGCGGCCGCGCGCCGTTTGGGGACGCGGAGGTCGACCCCGCGCTCTTCCCGTCGCTGCGCAGCGTCGGGAGCGGTGTTCCCGCGCGCGCCAGCGCCGCCTTCGTCGCCGCCTTCAGGGGCCTGCTCGACGGCTCGCCGCTCCAGACCGAG GTATCTAAAGCGGTGGCAGAGGAGAAACGTGTCGTATTCACAGGCCATTCATCTGGGGGTTCAATAGCCACCCTTGCTGCCATATGGTTTCTTGAGAACTGCACGAGACGGGGAAGTGTCAATCAAGCACAGCCATTTTGCGTGACCTTTGGGGCACCTCTTGTTGGCGATAATGTTTTCAACCATGCTGTTAGAAGGGAGGGCTGGTCGCAGTGTATTTTGCATTTCATCATGCCACTGGACATCATCCCACGAATTCCGCTGGCCCCCCTTGCATCCTCTAGAGAACAAATTCAATCTGTTCTGGATTGGTTATCTCCTCATAGTCCAAACTTCTCACCTGTTGGGAATTCACTTGTTATTCCTGAGTTTTATGAAACTTTGTTGAGAAGCACCCTATCAATTGCCAGCTACGAGGCCTGTTCTTTCATGGGATGCACTAGCTCAATCCTAGGAACGCTGACTTCCTTTATTGAGCTATCCCCTTACAGACCCTGTGGGACTTATCTTTTCTTGACAAGTACCGAACAACTGGTTATTCTCACAAACTCAGATGCTGTATTACAGTTGCTATTTTACTGCCTTCAATTGGATCCCCAACAACAATTGCTTGATGCCGCTGCCAGAAGCTTAAGTGCTCACTGGCAATATGAATCGATTAAACAAAATATGATGCAAGAGGTAGTTTGTGTGGATTAcctaagagcaatttcatcatcaCTTCCTGGTACACAGATGAATGGGATAGCAATTGGTGGCCTTGAACTG AGTAAGGAAGCTATGCTGAGTCTTGCTGCTGCTGCACAATGGGAGAAGCAGAGAGAGATAAACCAAGCAAAGATAGACGCAAACTGCAGTAAAATTCAGGAAGCCCTCAAGTCCCTGAATGAGTACAAAAGAACATGCGAGCTGCATGAAGTTAGCTACTATGACTCGTTCAAGCTTCAGCGGGAAGTGCATGACTTCAATTCAAATGTacggaggctggaactagccggcCTTTGGGACGAGATAATTGAGATGCTGCGAAGGCGTGAGCTTCCAGACGCGTTCGAAGGGCGAGAAGAGTGGGTGAATCTGGGCACCTCGTACCGCCGGCTGGTTGAGCCCCTGGACATTGCAAACTACTACAGGCATTCCAAGAACGAGGACACTGGTTCCTACCTCTCCAAGGGCAGGCCGAGACGATACAAGTACACCCAGAAATGGCGCGAGCAGTCGCACCGCATCCCCTTGGGTTCCAGCCTCGAGTCGTGCTTCTGGGCAATGTCTGAGGAGCTGCAGGCTGAGATGATCAACGGCAAATCATTCGAGGATCTGAAAGACAGGGTGGGTAAACTCGAGAGTGATGCACTCGGGTGGTTCACCTCGGGAACTCTTGGCAAGGATGTGTTTCTGAGCAGCTCATCCTTTGTGATATGGTGGAAAACGCTCCCAGAGCAGCACAGGTCCGCGTCGTGCATCGCGAGACTTGTGCCTTCGTAA